From the Chloroflexus aurantiacus J-10-fl genome, one window contains:
- the rarD gene encoding EamA family transporter RarD gives MTNKTTLQGISAAIAAYALWGLLPVYWKALNGASATEILAHRMIWSLLFLLGVLAIRRQWEWITVIRQQRRLRLTYLASAILLAANWGIYVWAVQINRVVEASLGYFINPLVSIALGVLVLRERLRPAQWLAIGIAAAGVAWLTYSAGALPWIALALALSFGLYGLLRKQTPLGSFEALTVETLWMFPPALLWLSWLAGANGGIHHDTGLWMLLISTGVVTAAPLLFFGAATRRIPLTTIGILQYLAPTLQLVLGVLVYGEPFSTAQLIGFGAIWTALAIYTLDSFIAVRHYRAKLSQEAIQR, from the coding sequence ATGACCAACAAAACCACGTTACAAGGCATCAGTGCAGCTATCGCTGCATACGCGCTCTGGGGATTGCTCCCGGTCTACTGGAAAGCGCTCAACGGGGCATCGGCCACCGAAATTCTCGCCCATCGCATGATCTGGTCGCTCCTCTTCCTGCTTGGCGTGCTGGCGATCCGCCGGCAGTGGGAGTGGATTACGGTGATACGGCAACAGCGTCGTCTGCGGCTGACGTATCTGGCAAGTGCGATTCTGCTGGCGGCAAATTGGGGTATTTATGTCTGGGCAGTCCAGATCAATCGGGTCGTCGAAGCCAGTTTAGGCTATTTTATCAACCCGCTGGTCAGTATTGCGCTGGGTGTGCTGGTCTTGCGGGAACGGTTACGTCCGGCCCAGTGGCTGGCCATCGGTATTGCTGCTGCCGGGGTTGCCTGGCTGACCTACAGTGCCGGTGCGCTGCCCTGGATCGCATTGGCGCTGGCGTTATCGTTTGGTCTCTACGGTCTGTTACGGAAGCAGACGCCACTCGGTTCGTTTGAGGCATTGACGGTGGAGACGTTATGGATGTTTCCCCCCGCTCTCCTCTGGTTGAGCTGGCTGGCCGGTGCCAACGGCGGGATTCATCACGATACCGGCCTGTGGATGCTCTTGATCAGCACCGGTGTTGTGACTGCGGCACCGCTGCTCTTTTTCGGGGCAGCAACCCGACGCATCCCGCTGACGACAATCGGCATTTTGCAGTACCTGGCACCGACCCTTCAGCTCGTGCTGGGTGTGCTGGTCTACGGCGAACCCTTCTCAACTGCCCAACTGATCGGCTTTGGCGCAATCTGGACGGCACTGGCCATTTATACGCTTGATAGCTTTATCGCTGTTCGGCACTACCGGGCGAAATTATCACAAGAGGCGATACAGCGGTAG
- the cofC gene encoding 2-phospho-L-lactate guanylyltransferase, with protein MIGIVIPIKRLHLAKSRLIDLLDPADRQQLVVTMVRHVITTARQAVSYLSIPARIWLVSPEPTLATDSEGIEWLPDNQEELNAALTEARQRIQAAGVQIMMVLAGDLPFVTVRDLILLSEALTDNDVVVAPDQHGQGTNALGLHLPSQLPFGFGPDSAGYHLRTAARLGLRASLISTPTLAFDLDDGERLQQYYRCIASCDNFAR; from the coding sequence GTGATCGGTATTGTCATTCCCATCAAGCGTCTACACCTGGCGAAATCGCGCCTGATCGATCTGCTCGATCCGGCGGATCGCCAACAGCTCGTGGTGACAATGGTGCGCCATGTGATCACAACGGCGCGCCAGGCCGTTAGCTACCTGTCAATCCCGGCCCGTATCTGGCTGGTCAGCCCTGAACCAACCCTGGCAACCGATAGCGAGGGGATTGAGTGGCTCCCCGATAACCAGGAAGAGTTGAATGCAGCCCTGACCGAGGCGCGGCAGCGAATTCAGGCTGCCGGTGTGCAGATCATGATGGTTCTTGCCGGCGATTTACCCTTTGTGACAGTACGTGATCTGATCTTGCTCAGCGAAGCGCTCACCGACAACGACGTGGTGGTTGCCCCTGACCAGCATGGTCAAGGGACAAATGCGTTAGGGCTGCACCTGCCGTCGCAATTGCCGTTTGGCTTTGGGCCGGATAGTGCCGGCTATCATCTGCGCACGGCTGCCCGGCTCGGCTTGCGGGCCAGCCTGATCAGCACACCGACCCTGGCCTTCGATCTCGATGACGGTGAGCGCTTGCAGCAATACTACCGCTGTATCGCCTCTTGTGATAATTTCGCCCGGTAG
- the cofD gene encoding 2-phospho-L-lactate transferase: MIVVLSGGVGAARFIEGLAAVVAPERIAAVVNTGDDMVLHGLYISPDLDIVTCTLADVIDRNQGWGIAGDTDACMQWLARLGAPTWFKLGDRDLALHIYRTARLQAGATLSQVADEIRQALGVAVSIIPMSDDPAPTHVLTDQGELHFEEYFVRERCQPVVHGVRLHAAGPVRPAPALLPLLMSAEVIIIAPSNPVVSVGPILAIPEVRTTLTTTNTPVVAVSPIVGGAAIKGPAVPLMKAVGLTPTALGVAETYADLIDGIVIDTIDAELAPAIQSRGIATLVTDTIMRGMPEKMALARATLELASLIAPSTARSLV, translated from the coding sequence ATGATAGTTGTACTTTCCGGCGGCGTTGGTGCCGCTCGCTTTATCGAAGGGCTGGCAGCAGTTGTTGCCCCAGAACGGATCGCGGCTGTCGTCAATACCGGCGACGATATGGTGCTGCACGGCTTATATATCTCCCCCGATCTCGATATCGTCACCTGTACGCTGGCAGATGTGATTGACCGCAACCAGGGCTGGGGGATTGCCGGTGATACCGATGCCTGTATGCAATGGCTGGCCCGGCTCGGCGCTCCTACCTGGTTTAAGCTCGGTGATCGCGATCTGGCGTTGCATATCTACCGGACGGCGCGGTTGCAGGCCGGTGCGACCCTCTCGCAAGTCGCCGATGAGATTCGGCAGGCATTGGGTGTGGCTGTCTCAATCATCCCGATGAGTGATGATCCGGCGCCTACCCACGTCCTTACCGATCAGGGCGAACTGCATTTTGAAGAGTATTTTGTCCGCGAGCGCTGTCAACCGGTCGTACACGGCGTGCGCCTGCACGCTGCCGGCCCGGTTCGGCCAGCTCCTGCCTTGTTGCCTTTGCTAATGAGTGCAGAGGTCATTATTATCGCGCCGAGCAATCCGGTGGTGAGTGTAGGGCCAATTCTGGCCATTCCTGAAGTGCGTACCACTCTGACGACAACGAATACGCCGGTGGTGGCAGTTAGTCCGATTGTTGGTGGCGCAGCAATCAAGGGTCCGGCTGTCCCACTGATGAAAGCGGTTGGTCTCACCCCGACTGCGCTCGGTGTGGCCGAGACGTATGCCGACCTGATCGATGGGATCGTGATCGACACCATTGATGCGGAGCTGGCGCCGGCTATTCAGTCTCGCGGGATTGCAACGCTGGTTACCGACACAATCATGCGCGGTATGCCAGAAAAGATGGCCCTGGCCCGTGCGACGCTGGAACTGGCCAGCCTCATTGCGCCGTCCACAGCGAGGTCGTTAGTGTGA
- a CDS encoding tetratricopeptide repeat protein, whose product MITGVSNKANPATAQAVVIDVTEATFEREVLQRSQQTPVVIDFWAPWCGPCRVLGPTLERLAREAGGTWVLAKINVDENPRLAQMFRVQGIPAVKAVYQGKIVDEFTGALPESQVRTWLKRIVPDRNADLLAMAQALEATNPVEAIARYRLILGQDPNNEAALFHLGRLLALRGDPEGITTLKQVPAGGPFGGRAIAGLAIADLVNAPAEPADGSEGLYRQAAIAVRSGDYATAIEHLLTLVARDRAFRDDGARKALLALFALLGDDHPLVGPARRRLANLLF is encoded by the coding sequence ATGATCACCGGAGTATCGAACAAAGCCAATCCAGCTACTGCCCAGGCTGTCGTCATTGATGTGACCGAGGCAACCTTTGAGCGTGAGGTGCTCCAACGCTCACAGCAGACGCCGGTCGTCATCGATTTCTGGGCACCGTGGTGTGGTCCCTGCCGTGTACTTGGGCCGACGCTTGAACGGCTCGCACGCGAAGCAGGTGGGACGTGGGTGTTAGCAAAGATTAACGTGGATGAAAACCCACGATTGGCCCAGATGTTCCGGGTTCAGGGTATTCCCGCCGTCAAAGCGGTCTATCAGGGCAAAATCGTTGATGAGTTTACCGGTGCGTTGCCGGAGAGTCAGGTACGTACCTGGCTGAAGCGGATCGTGCCTGACCGTAATGCCGATCTGCTGGCGATGGCACAGGCGCTCGAAGCAACCAATCCGGTTGAGGCGATTGCCCGTTATCGCCTGATCCTGGGGCAAGACCCAAATAACGAGGCGGCGCTCTTCCATCTGGGGCGGCTGCTCGCTTTGCGCGGCGATCCCGAAGGCATTACGACGCTCAAGCAGGTTCCGGCAGGTGGTCCCTTCGGTGGCCGGGCGATTGCCGGTCTGGCTATCGCCGATCTGGTCAATGCGCCGGCAGAGCCGGCAGATGGTAGCGAAGGGCTGTACCGCCAGGCAGCGATTGCAGTGCGGAGTGGTGATTATGCCACCGCGATAGAGCATCTGTTAACACTGGTCGCTCGTGATCGAGCGTTCCGGGATGATGGTGCCCGCAAGGCACTGCTCGCCCTCTTTGCTCTGCTCGGTGACGACCATCCGCTGGTAGGCCCGGCCCGGCGGCGACTGGCGAATCTGTTGTTCTAA